GAAGCTCTTCTTCAGAAACACCGAATGCAGGGTGGACCTCATCAAGCGCTCTCATGAAATCGTCCCTGTTGACACGCAAGTTTTCCACATCATCAGATATACCTGCCATTGTACCGACCTTCACATGGCGGTTGAAAGCAAAACTGGTCGCGCTCTTTATCAAGCCTCCAATCTCCGCGCCGGAGAAATTTTTCGTCTGCTGCGCAAGTTCCAATAAATTAACATCTGTGTCCATAACTCCATTGCTCCTCATTTTTGCGGTATGAATGTTCAAAATCTGATAACGACCGTGTTCATCTGGCAAAGATATTTCCATATGAACTTCAAGACGACCTGGCCGAAGGAGAGCTTCATCGATCATGTCGAGACGATTGGTCATACCAATAATCAGAATGTTGTTTAATTGATCCACACCGTCCATCTAAAATAGATAAGCATCCAGTAACACAACAAAGGATGATGATTGTCTGCTTGCCTTCGAAAGAAGCTGGTTGACAACAGTGTCTCCAACGCCTGTGCCATTATTGGTGGATCCACGTTGTTTGAAGATGGCGTCCAATTCATCAAATATAATGATATGTAAGCCACTTTCATCACCCTTTTCCTTGTATTCTTTCTCGGCATCCGCAAAGAGCTTTCGGATGTTTTCTTCAGAGGCACCAACGTATTTGCTTAATATTTCCGGACCATTCACAATTTTGGGCTCTCTAGCATTTAGCATCTTGCCAATTTGTCTAGCAATTAAAGTTTTCCCTGTACCAGGAGGACCATGAAGAATGATACCTGTAACGTCATTGTTATGAATAACCTAGCAATGCGGGACCTGACTTCGCCTTACCTTTGACATGCTGGATTCCGAGTTTTTCCACCAGTCCCGGTGGAAATACACGAGAAGCGAAGGCCCTGCGGAATATTTCACTGAACTCCGTATCGAGACCGCCGATACCCATATCCTCAAATTTGAAACTAGGCGCTAGGATAGCGTTGGCGGGGGCTCTGAATATGTAAATGAATTAATTCCCTAATAAGATAATACAAGGAAGGCGCACTTTTTAGCACTAGACTTGATTTTGATCAAACTATCTGGGGCTTTCATGAAAGTAACGTCCGTTTTTTCAAATAGAATTCCCATGTTTTCGTGTCCTGGTGTACGTTGATTTGTGATAGGGCCTTTCCGTTGTTCATCGGCTATATCCAGCACAGACACTCCTTTGACAGTGGCCTTCAGATTTTGCCCATGATATTCGAAGACAACTAATTCATTTGTTGACATCACAATTCCACCAAACGCCTTGACAAAATTTTTTGCCATATCATCTGCCGAGAATTGTTCGGCAATCTCATGGCCACGGCGCAGAAATCCAACTTCTAGATCGATAGACTGAAGAAATGAAGGCGCAGCTGGATGAGGTGGAGATGGCAATGGTTCCACAGATGCTTGGTCCCCTGTCAATGACAATCCAATCCATTGGCGCTGCATGGCGGATGCACCGATAACTCCCGGCTGCAACTTCCCAGTGTTATCATGTCTGATTCTTTAATGAGTTGATAGAAGGCTCGTGTGCTATGACAGCGTACCGGACGGTCAAAGCATAACTTCCGTTCACAAGTACATGAGTTCCAGGGTTGAAATCAGACGGATGGACAATCAGGCAATTGGTTAACGCCAGTGCATCACTTGGAGAAGCTGCAACTCCGTAACTATCGTAATAAATACAAATCCTTAGTCTCATTTCAAGTGATAACAGCCAGGACATACCTCCCTCCGGAACGAGATGGTGGTGGCTTCCTTGAATACCCCCCTTTTTCAAACAGGGAGCTGGATGGGTCATTATACGCATTAGGAGGGGGCGAAAATTGAGTggaaggaggtggaggtcGTCGCGCCGATCGCTGGGTATAATCGTCGGTAGCCTGGGGTATGCGATTATATGGCGGATTGGGAGGGGGTGTATTGGTATTTCCTGATGATCTGAAAAAACTCATTGGAAAATATGCTGATTAAGGCTAAGGTTTATTTTGTGGGTATAAGTGGTCTTTATGAGTGTTGCGCAGTTGTAGTCGTGTTCAAAGAAGAGGTATGACTGTCGTGATCGTGTTCAATGTATAAGGGAGCGCAGTATTGATCGCTTCTTGTCATGCTGACATAAGTTCTcagagcttactccgtatCCATGATCTCGAGCGTTAACCAGCTCATCCAGAATCACCTCAATAACCAATTCTCCTAATTAAATGTCCGTACTTAATGACGACTCCCTTCCAAGTACATTACCAGATGTCGACCAGCCGTCATGTCAGCTTTTGGGGCCTACTGCTTTGGTTCGATCCGTTTCTTTGGTATGGTCAACCAACCTGTACTAACGTTGAAGGTTTAGATTGTGCAAGCCTTGATGGGTCTTCTTGTAATACTTTCACTCGTTTATAAGAGGCATAGAGAGACACCAAAGCGTCCCTGGAGAATCTGGCGAGTGATTCAGCTTCTAACATTATGCGCCAACATGCCACTCATTCCTTACACAGGTTATTTGATGTCTCGAAGCAGATATTGGGCCAAGCGTTCGTGCATGGTGCCAATCTTCTCGTTTCCGACCTTGTCTCAAGTCATACATCCTCAAATGCCTGTGTATCATATTTTCTCAATATCTTAATTGACACCACCTTTGGTGAGTATAGAGGGTCGTTTTTCCAGCTACATTTTCATAAGTATCGAACTAGGCGTCGCTCTTATCTACGTGACTCTTCACGCCCTTACCAATCTATTTACGGAGAAGCTCCATATGAAGGGGTTTGAGTCGGGTGTTTATGGGACCCCTCCTTCATTCGAATATTGGGCTCGTCAAGCAGCCATCTACGTTCTCGCTTTGACTACCATGAAAGTAGTTGTCATCACtattttaatattttttcCAGGCATTTATGTGGCTGGAGAATGGCTGTTAAGCTGGACATGGAGTGACGATGGAGACAGTCTACAAGTTGTGTTGTAAGGGTCATCACGTCTGTAAACATTCAAATATCTAACATGGTTTCCTTAGTGTCATGGGAATTTTTCCCATTTTGATGAATGTGCTTCAGTTCTGGCTTATCGATTCTATCGTCAAGGCCTCTGCCGCGGGTTCGGTAGCATTGGATGTGGAGCAAGGCAATTATCAGGACCGCGAACCTTTGTTTAATGCAGcggacgatgacgacgaacaTTCAGAAAGATTTAATGCAGATGCTACAAGAACTTCCCGCCATTCCCTTTCCTCTCTCGAATCTGGAGGCTCGCGCGAGAACGTTTCGTTTGGCACAGAAACTACTACCACTACACTGCCAGATGAACGCAAATCAGCTGGAAGCTCTTCTCGGCACACTGTAGACGTTCACGAATATCCGCCGAGTCTCTCAAGTAGTTTTTCATCCAATGCATCTGCACCTACTAGCAGCAAAGTTCCGAGAGAAGCAAAGAATCTTCAGAAGAAGTCGAAACGACGCCAACCGTTGTCGCCCCTGCCGCTGCATTCCACCAAAAACGTCTTACATTCATCCAGTCATACCAAATCTACTATACCCGCTACCCCAAGCCCTCCGGTTGAACCTTCAGTGAACATTCAGGATCGTGGTGAATGGCCGGATGTTTGGGACGAATCAAACGAGTGGGATCAACCAAACGATCACAAGCAAATTAGTTTGACCCATGAGTGGAGTAATTCACAAGCTAAACGGACGAATCCCTGATCTTTGTACTTGATTTATctgttctttcttttctttgcagGTTTTCATTGTTTTCTTCGCATCCTAAGTATCAAATGCCCCTTCACGACTCCTTTTTTATTAGCAAGCAAACTAATATACACATGCCGTCAGCTTAAATAAGTAGTTTCTTCAGTAGGGATAGGTTTAATTGTTTTGTTCAGTCAATAAGCGGAGATATTGTTTGGTAAAAACCAATTCATCGTAcgaagactgaggatcaacCTGGATCAACATCGCCATTTACTGTCATTTGATCGGGTGCGGACTGAGAAGAATAAATTACCCGCGCAGAATACTTTGCACACGTGGTGATGTCACTGGGTAAATTTCACAACTTATCAACGTTCACACTTTACTTCCATGTCGGAAACTCATCCGCCACCAGGACTAGAGCCAGCGACCGGTATCAATGGTGCATTACCCGTAGCGACTAACGGCACCTTTTCATTGCAAAATATTCTTAGTGAAAACCATGACGAGATTGAACACCCTGGGACAGAATGCACCGAATCAGGCACCGGCTGGGACGAAGAAGACGCAGAAAAGCCCCTCGTAGATGGCTTTTGTGTTGAATGTGAAGGTATTATTTTTCAACCATCAGGGATATTTAGAAGCTAATGATCACTTTTAAATGTTAAGATCAGCCTGCAGAGGTGTTATGCGAGACTTGCACCGATATCTACTGCGAAGTTTGCTACGCTGCACAGCATCGAAAAGGATCAAGAAAACAACATGTTGTGAAGCCTCTGTCTATCAAAAAGGCGAAGATGAAAGGTTCAACTAAGGAGTCTGAGCCTTCAGAAAAGGCAGGATAACCAGTGTGTGGTCTTTGTTGTGTATCTAACCGGTCTCTACCAGATGAAAGTAGATGGTATAGAAAATGCGGAttcagacgacgaagaatGGGAACGTGTCTCTAGTACGATCATTGAAGTCCAGGGTGCTCAGCCAGCTGTCGGCGCCCACGTCGGTGAATGGTTTGTGGAGCGAGCCAAGTTCATTCCATTGCGATTAACGCTTCCCGAGCGCAAATATCTCCGGCTTTTGGAGGCAGCTCTGACGGTGTCTGAATACACGGACAAAATTGATACTCTAGGGTTCGGACTTTCAAAGGCCAAAAGGATTGTCTTCCAAATCCGCGAGCTTTGTGCTATCATGTCAGGCTTGATGATCTCAGCCGATTATAAGCGAGGTCAAGAGCTATTCACCGACCGCGATTTCCAAGCAAATGCCGAATTTTATCAGACTGTTTTTGAGCTCGGGCGTCGCCACAAAATCATGAATCCAGACAAGATGCGGACGACATATGGAAAGCTGATTTATATGCTCCAGGTAGTTTTATCACATTGCCCTTCTTGTTGTATGTGCTCATCATTCGCAAATTGTGTTTAGGATAGTCAAATGCCGGAGGTCAAGGATCTGTTGAACTTTTCTTGTGTAATGCCAATCAAAACTGTTTATGTTGTCTTGGAAGAGCATGATGCTACGGACCTCCTTCGGGATGACCTTATCACAGTTGCGACAAAAGAAATCTATTCTGAAGGTCGCCCTCGACGCGACATTCAGAAAGATATCAAGAACAAGGAGCGTGCTATTGAAACTCTTTCAAGTCGCTATGCGCGCAATGGTCTTACACAGGAGAAGGTCAAGCAATGTCTTTACTCAATTGGAGACAATCATGCGTTCTTGCGTGCCAATCGCGATCCTTGTGAAAGAATGATAAACTATCTAAAAGAGTATTTCCATCCTACTCAAGCTAAGGAGCCACATACAAGCCTTGCAATTCGAAGTGGGAAGGGGGGTGCTCGCTTGTCCCATGATCACAGCAAGCAATACGCATATGTTCTACAAAGCTTGACCCTATGGCGCGAGATTTTGCATGGCAAGTTCAAGTAATAACCTATATGTCAATATATATCGCTCACTTTTTTCCATATCAGACATGTTCCATCTGTGGTCGTTGGCTGAGCAGGACTTATTGTCTGAAAATGTCCCCTATCGTTTGCGAGATACAGGGCAAGGGCTTAATCGCGTCCAGGCCGCTCCAAAAACGTCTCGAATGATGCATACAATACTGCATAAAGCCCAAAAAAGCGTTGGAACATGGATTGGATCAAGTGTCATTCATATGGGAGACCACAATGTTCCGAACGCTCTACTCTTCATTGACAAATATACCCAGATTTATCGTATCCTTTTACCAATATGCAACACCCTTTCACAGATCCCGACATTGTCGACAAAACCTGCTATACACTCGTATATCGATGCTGAGTTCGGATCTGTTGATAATTGCATCCGTGAAATATTAGGCGACTTCTTCAGACACGGATTTGATGGATCTGGCGCCGATAATTTCTTTGACGCAGGAAGCTGTATAGACGGTCGTTTGACAAGTGCCTGGAATTGGTGCTCTTCTCTAGAAAAGAAACGATACTTTCCAATATTTTTACTTTCGGGTAAGCCGTAGTCTCTGTGCTGGATATCATGTTATTAGCTTGTACTTACTGTCGTCTTCAAGGTTTCATTGGTTTCGACGGGGAATGGTAGATTAGATTGGAGTGGTGCCACACATGTTGtgcttgattttaaaagTAGTATGATAGATCCCGCACAAGATACGTTGGGACAATGGAACAGTGACATAGAAAAACAGGTTACACTGGTAATACACGACCAAATCAAGCAGCGATCTGCCCTCCTTGTCTTTTTGCAGTGACAACAACATCCAGAATACCAGCTAGTCCAGATTTCCATGCCACGAGTCGTTTTTCTAAGGCTTGCCATTGCTCACGCTCAAATGAACGCGAAGTGGCTCGTGAGATATGAAGGCTTTGAGTTGTCTGCGAAAGCTTGCCCCAGACAAGTCCCGCACGAATGACTAGAATATTTTGAGAGGGAGAAAACGACTTGAAGATTGTTAAACACACCATCAATAACCCATTTTTCGACTTCTGAAAGATCAACTTGAAGACCTTCTGCGATTCTTGAATACGAGAGATTTTGACCAATATGGCTGAAAGCCAACGACGCCAATGTAAGTAGACGTATTTTGCGCTCCAATTCGATTGTCGGAATTTCTAGTAACGATGAAGGACAAAGTTTAGAAAAAGTACATAAAGAATGACTTACGATATTTCTCTAGGATGGGTGAGTGCTTTGATTGCCAAGCGTTAAATTCAGGCAGCCCTCCATTAAGGAAGActtgaagaagagagaaaagttCATGATCCTTCACGTTGATGACGGCATCCAACTTGAACAAGGGGTCAAAGTCGAAAACGCCAGGGAGCCTCAGAGCAGTTGCAATGACATCCAATGCTGCAACTTTAGCTTCTTCGGAAGAGGGGGCAAGAGTTTGAACGTATTGGAGGGAGTATTCGTAGGCAACAGTTCTATCAAAGTGTTACAATTTCATTGGAAAATAACACAATTGAAACATACAGTTCCTCAGCTTGGACATATGCATCGACTATTGCTTTCAGGAAAACAGATTTCTCTTCATTGGTTATCTCCCATTCCGACAACCATTTTTGGACATCAGACTTGGTGAGCTCCAAAGCGTTGAGGTTGTCTTTCGAAGTTGCAATCTGCAAAATAGTACGATACACAGATAAACGAAGAGGGGATGATTTCGGAAGTGAATTGAAGAGATTTGAAAGACTTCGTAATGGTTAGCGTGCAAAGTATGAAGTTGTGGAAAAAACGCTTACACGCGGTATTTGACAGACAAGCGTTCCGAAGGCGAACCAGAAATGGTATTGAGTATGGCATCTAAGTATTGCTTGACTTCAGGGGAGTCGAATGGATATAGAGAGAAAATATGGGCGAAGACAAGGTTGAAAAAGCCCTCGATTTCTGTTGGAAGATGATTATTAAAATTAATTGGTTGTGAGTAGATCGGGCATACCTTTGTCAGAACCATCTCCCAATCCCCTAATCTCGACTAGCAATTTTGAAAGTATGAGTTTTCTTCTGttctcgtcttcttcaataGGTTTTTTTCCTTCCCCTGACTTCAAGGCGTTCTGGAATGGCGCAACAAATGCAGTGCGATCTTCATCGTTTCTATTTCGAGCGATATATGAGAGTAGTTCAAGGATCTATGGCATAACTATCAAGAATTTGCTTGCGAATAATAAGGAGGCATCAGATACCTGTTCCTCGAAAGTCCCCTCTGCAAATATCGATATCGAGTCTGTAGAGTTGGCCATTTTTGTTTGCGTCCGCGCTGAGAGGGCGTGTCCAGAAAATTGTGATAGCTGGATGCCTTTGCACAACTCGAACAAACATTGCCTCAGACTAAGTGATTTAAATTTTAATTAAGCTTCTAATCCACGACGTTCCACGTCCAGCACTCAGATCTCAGAGTTTACACTCACGCAGAAATCTTTGGGATTTCTATGGTGTTTAGCTGTGTTTAGTCGCTAAGATTGGATAGTCGCACCCTGTGCATGGCATTCAATCTGTGGTCGACTTATTGTTCTCTCGCGTTGGTATCTGGTAGGCTGCTTCATTGACGTACTGCGAACCGTTGTTCGCCAATTTGCCTGAGTTTGACTCTTTTCGCTGCTTATCTTTCTCACTATACATTCAATGCAGGGATCGAGGGGATAGTTTGGCATCATTGTTCGAAATCTCTCTCGTGTGCCTGTGGTAGGTACCTATCGTTGCAATCTTAGATACTGGTGTAAAATTGCACTTGACATTTCTAACTACTTCAGCAACTAGGCTGCACCCATAATTGAAATGCAAAAAGTGAGCAGGAAATATTACCGCCTTGCTTCCCGTCTTTTTTTTACCAATTTTACCGTTCTTTCAGGCGCAGTTTTTAGTGAATTCAATGTTCTATTCCACCGAATGCATGCCTTGAGAGTGAAATGTGTGATTCTGAATTGTTAAAGTAAGGTATATTTTATCTGGTTTGCTTTATTTAAAGTTTAAACTGATTTCTAATTGCCCACCGTATTCACCGTTACAGTTGTTCGCTTATACGCCAAATTTGCGGATATATAAAATGCGCTTGTGTAGTGACATTCATAAACTCATGAACTTAAATCTGCCTCTTCCTATAGGTGTGGGGATTGTTTTGCATAACCCGAAATGCTAATAAACTTTTGTCATTGAAACGCTTTGGTTACCAATTTTGCCGCTCCCCCCTGCAATCAATGTATATTGATTTCCTAAACCAATCTGCGCCAATCAAGTTCCTGTTGTACCAGGCAAATTCGACCACGCTGTTTTCCAACTGCAAATCATGGCAAGCGTGAAAGTTTCACGCTAGAATGAGCTAAAATTAGTCCAAAGAAGTCCGGCGTGGGTAATCTTGCCGTAAAGTTCTTCAAGTACCCAGGTGGTCGTAATTTAAAATCTCGCTCAACCATCGCTTTCTTGGATATCCCTCGTAGTCAAATGTGGCGCAAATGGATATAAAGCTGAGCTTCGGATGACGTGAGATAGAAACAGTTGATGCCTATATAATCAACTGGGGCACTTTCTTCTGCCTTGCTCGCTAACATGCGTGTTTTACTCGCGTTTGCTACGAACATCTTATTTTCAACAACATTTGCCTTCGCTCTTCATCCAGCAGCAAATGCTTTTAGGACCAAAGAAGAAGTGTTGCCTCCACACGGTTGGGTCAATCAAGGCAAACCTTCCCCTGACCACTTCATATCCTTGCGCATTGGCCTACCTCAATCCAACTTCCCTTCCTTGGAGATGCATCTTTATGAAGTAAGCGACCCAGAACATGAACGTTATGGCCAATATTTGTCGAAGGAAGAAGTAGAGGCCCTTATTACTCCTCCTGCCGAAAGCTTGCAGTCAGTCGATGAATGGCTCAGTGGTCTTGGGATTTCAGAAGGGGACCTTACGCGTTCACCGGCAAAGGACTGGATTATGGTTACACTGCCCGTCAGCCGTGTAGAACAAATGCTCGATACGGTACTTACTTTTGTGGACTAtattcttgtttttttcttggcaCTGACGTTCTATTTTAGACCTACTATGTTTGGGAGCATATCACCAGTGGTGACAGACTGGTCCGCACAACGAGCTATAGCCTCCCAGCCCATATCCATGGCCATATCGAAGTTATCCAACCAACTACCTTGTTTGGTAGGTTCAAGGCACAAAGGTCCACTATCTTCAACATCGAAGAGGCACCCCCCAAATTGTTCGAATCCACAGCGTCTGAAGCCGCTACAATTATTACAGACAAAGCATCCAACGTCGTTGTTGATGCCAGCTGCAACACAACCATAACAATCTCGTGCTTGCAACAACTCTACAACGCCGTTGGATATGTTCCTTCGGGAAATCCACGAAATTCCATCGGTATTACAGGATACCTGGTCTGCTTTATTCCCGTGTTTTCTTTCGTTGATTTAGCTGATTTTATTGTATATCAGGAAGAATTTGCTAACATTCAAGATTTGCAATTGTTCTTCGCCGATCAACGCCCAGATGCTCTCAATTCATCCTTCTCGTTCTTTTCTGTCAAAGGTTTGTTTCATTCTGAATATATATAAAATTTCATCTCTAAAACGCAATGACTTCAGGAGGTCTTAATAATCAGACACTCTCGGAGGCGGGCGCAGAGGCCAATTTAGACGTACAATTTGCCTTCGGTTTATCCCATCCTATTCCTGTGAGTGCTATCGTTATGACACTTTTGTTACCAGGTTAATCATTTTGTAACCACACAGGCTACATTCTTTTCGACAGCTGGGCGCCCTCCATTTATCCCTGATGTGAAAACGCCCACAAACACCAACGAGTGAGTTTTAACATATATGTTTTCAAATCTCGTTCTAACCTATCGACAAGACCATATGGTGACTGGCTCGACTTTGTTTTGTCATTGAAAAATCCACCTTTGACCATTTCTACCAGTTATGGAGATGATGAACAAACAGGTACTTTTACTTACCACAAACTTAATCAGAGGCTAAATTATAACCAAGTGCCTGAAAGTTTCGCAAGACGCACTTGCGAACAGTTTGCTCAGTTGGGTGCCCGTGGTGTTTCGGTGTTATTCTCGTCCGGTGATTCTGGAGTTGGAGATGGTGTATCAAATCCTAATGCACCTACGAAATGCCTCTCCAATGATGGTAAAAATACAACGAAATTTTTGCCCGCCTTTCCTGCAAGGTGAGCCCTTCAATTGTGCGATTAAATTGTCAAAATCTTAGTGAAATTCGTCCAGCTGTCCTTTGtgagatagatatttttcaTTCAGCAAAATCTAACTAATACTGCTGAAGCGTTACTGCCGTTGGGGGTACAGCTCATATTCCTGAAGTAGCTGTTGCTCGCGGCACCTTCTTTTCGGGAGGAGGTTTCAGCGAATACGTATGTACCACTTATTGTACCCACAATTCCGAGCTTATCTTTTTATGCTCACCGTTAGTTCCGTCGACCTCCGTATCAAGAAAGGGCTGTCAGTAAGTATCTTGATGCTCTTCCCAAGGGAACCTACAAAGGACTTTTCAATCCGTACGTCTATATCCCAGTCCATCAGCAACGAAATGCTGACGTGTTTGCATACTTAGCGGTGGACGAGTGAGCACCGTCGCATCTTTCAATAAACGCAATGCACTAATTTGTCAAATAAGGCTTACCCGGATGTCTCCGCACAATCCGACCGTTATCGTATATTCCTCGCTGGCCGACCAGTTCTGATTGGTGGCACCTCCGCATCATCCCCTGCTTTTGCAGGCTTTGTAGCAATGCTCAACGACGCTAGGTTCAAAGCTGGCCTAGGATCTCTCGGATTTTTGAATCCTTTGCTGTACAGCTTTGATGGTGCCGGATTCAATGACATAACCGTCGGTAACAATGCTGGGTGTGGAACAACAGGCTTCAATGTAAGAATATTCACCACTTAAACATTTTGATTATTAATAGTCTAACTTTGAACAGGCTACAAAAGGTTGGGATCCAGGCAAGTGTACTATATATCTCTTCTTGAAAGTCGTACGCTGATTATGTGTTTAATGCACATAGTAACTGGGCTTGGTACCCCTAACTTTGGTGCTCTCAAGAAGCTTGTGACATTTAGATTTTTATAAGCTAGATAACGAGTCATGGCCTTTCGGTTGCGTAGTCGCAAAGGGAAT
The sequence above is a segment of the Psilocybe cubensis strain MGC-MH-2018 chromosome 4, whole genome shotgun sequence genome. Coding sequences within it:
- a CDS encoding Vacuolar membrane protein (Vacuolar membrane protein YPL162C), which gives rise to MSVLNDDSLPSTLPDVDQPSCQLLGPTALIVQALMGLLVILSLVYKRHRETPKRPWRIWRQILGQAFVHGANLLVSDLVSSHTSSNACVSYFLNILIDTTFGVALIYVTLHALTNLFTEKLHMKGFESGVYGTPPSFEYWARQAAIYVLALTTMKVVVITILIFFPGIYVAGEWLLSWTWSDDGDSLQVVFVMGIFPILMNVLQFWLIDSIVKASAAGSVALDVEQGNYQDREPLFNAADDDDEHSERFNADATRTSRHSLSSLESGGSRENVSFGTETTTTTLPDERKSAGSSSRHTVDVHEYPPSLSSSFSSNASAPTSSKVPREAKNLQKKSKRRQPLSPLPLHSTKNVLHSSSHTKSTIPATPSPPVEPSVNIQDRGEWPDVWDESNEWDQPNDHKQISLTHEWSNSQAKRTNP
- a CDS encoding Tripeptidyl-peptidase sed3 encodes the protein MRVLLAFATNILFSTTFAFALHPAANAFRTKEEVLPPHGWVNQGKPSPDHFISLRIGLPQSNFPSLEMHLYEVSDPEHERYGQYLSKEEVEALITPPAESLQSVDEWLSGLGISEGDLTRSPAKDWIMVTLPVSRVEQMLDTTYYVWEHITSGDRLVRTTSYSLPAHIHGHIEVIQPTTLFGRFKAQRSTIFNIEEAPPKLFESTASEAATIITDKASNVVVDASCNTTITISCLQQLYNAVGYVPSGNPRNSIGITGYLEEFANIQDLQLFFADQRPDALNSSFSFFSVKGGLNNQTLSEAGAEANLDVQFAFGLSHPIPATFFSTAGRPPFIPDVKTPTNTNEPYGDWLDFVLSLKNPPLTISTSYGDDEQTVPESFARRTCEQFAQLGARGVSVLFSSGDSGVGDGVSNPNAPTKCLSNDGKNTTKFLPAFPASVTAVGGTAHIPEVAVARGTFFSGGGFSEYAYPDVSAQSDRYRIFLAGRPVLIGGTSASSPAFAGFVAMLNDARFKAGLGSLGFLNPLLYSFDGAGFNDITVGNNAGCGTTGFNSNFEQATKGWDPGKCTIYLFLKVVR
- a CDS encoding Eukaryotic translation initiation factor 3 subunit M, whose product is MANSTDSISIFAEGTFEEQILELLSYIARNRNDEDRTAFVAPFQNALKSGEGKKPIEEDENRRKLILSKLLVEIRGLGDGSDKEIEGFFNLVFAHIFSLYPFDSPEVKQYLDAILNTISGSPSERLSVKYRVLSNLFNSLPKSSPLRLSVYRTILQIATSKDNLNALELTKSDVQKWLSEWEITNEEKSVFLKAIVDAYVQAEELTVAYEYSLQYVQTLAPSSEEAKVAALDVIATALRLPGVFDFDPLFKLDAVINVKDHELFSLLQVFLNGGLPEFNAWQSKHSPILEKYQIPTIELERKIRLLTLASLAFSHIGQNLSYSRIAEGLQVDLSEVEKWVIDVIRAGLVWGKLSQTTQSLHISRATSRSFEREQWQALEKRLVAWKSGLAGILDVVVTAKRQGGQIAA
- a CDS encoding UPF0652 protein; amino-acid sequence: MSETHPPPGLEPATGINGALPVATNGTFSLQNILSENHDEIEHPGTECTESGTGWDEEDAEKPLVDGFCVECEDQPAEVLCETCTDIYCEVCYAAQHRKGSRKQHVVKPLSIKKAKMKGSTKESEPSEKMKVDGIENADSDDEEWERVSSTIIEVQGAQPAVGAHVGEWFVERAKFIPLRLTLPERKYLRLLEAALTVSEYTDKIDTLGFGLSKAKRIVFQIRELCAIMSGLMISADYKRGQELFTDRDFQANAEFYQTVFELGRRHKIMNPDKMRTTYGKLIYMLQDSQMPEVKDLLNFSCVMPIKTVYVVLEEHDATDLLRDDLITVATKEIYSEGRPRRDIQKDIKNKERAIETLSSRYARNGLTQEKVKQCLYSIGDNHAFLRANRDPCERMINYLKEYFHPTQAKEPHTSLAIRSGKGGARLSHDHSKQYAYVLQSLTLWREILHDMFHLWSLAEQDLLSENVPYRLRDTGQGLNRVQAAPKTSRMMHTILHKAQKSVGTWIGSSVIHMGDHNVPNALLFIDKYTQIYRILLPICNTLSQIPTLSTKPAIHSYIDAEFGSVDNCIREILGDFFRHGFDGSGADNFFDAGSCIDGRLTSAWNWCSSLEKKRYFPIFLLSGFIGFDGEW
- a CDS encoding Vesicular-fusion protein sec18, with protein sequence MSFFRSSGNTNTPPPNPPYNRIPQATDDYTQRSARRPPPPSTQFSPPPNAYNDPSSSLFEKGGYSRKPPPSRSGGSYGVAASPSDALALTNCLIVHPSDFNPGTHVLVNGSYALTVRHDNTGKLQPGVIGASAMQRQWIGLSLTGDQASVEPLPSPPHPAAPSFLQSIDLEVGFLRRGHEIAEQFSADDMAKNFVKAFGGIVMSTNELVVFEYHGQNLKATVKGVSVLDIADEQRKGPITNQRTPGHENMGILFEKTDVTFMKAPDSLIKIKSSAKKAPANAILAPSFKFEDMGIGGLDTEFSEIFRRAFASRVFPPGLVEKLGIQHVKGIILHGPPGTGKTLIARQIGKMLNAREPKIVNGPEILSKYVGASEENIRKLFADAEKEYKEKGDESGLHIIIFDELDAIFKQRGSTNNGTGVGDTVVNQLLSKMDGVDQLNNILIIGMTNRLDMIDEALLRPGRLEVHMEISLPDEHGRYQILNIHTAKMRSNGVMDTDVNLLELAQQTKNFSGAEIGGLIKSATSFAFNRHVKVGTMAGISDDVENLRVNRDDFMRALDEVHPAFGVSEEELQQVIQNGIIHYDPVVDELLKSGLLFVEQVRSSSRTPLVSILLHGPPGSGKTALGASIAQASEYPFIKLISPDNMVGFSESQKVTAITKVFSDSYKSPLSVVVVDNIERLIDWTPMGARFSNAILQTLLVLFNRRPPKGRRLLIIATSSLRPILSDLGLSETFDSELRVPPVSSLRALEHVVHEVELFPSEQHQRRAMRMLEDAGFGGRDDLEPKLQIGIKKLLSIIEMARQEPESVAERLTSALLELRGA